In the candidate division WOR-3 bacterium genome, one interval contains:
- a CDS encoding GxxExxY protein, whose product MQNTDIKLSWLNTDGTEMKDTEDTEINHTEDTEIRRLNGIGKIEYSEYPFSELTHKIISCAIEVHKSLGPGFVESAYENALVFQLTKNGLKYERQKQIDIFYDNCKIGRHRLDLVVEEKIIVELKVVKNFCTDDTKRMLSYLKAAGLKVGLLINFAKAKIEIKRLIL is encoded by the coding sequence ATGCAAAACACAGACATAAAATTATCATGGCTGAACACTGATGGCACTGAAATGAAAGATACTGAGGATACAGAAATAAATCACACTGAAGACACTGAAATTAGAAGATTAAACGGAATAGGCAAGATTGAGTACAGTGAGTATCCATTCTCCGAGTTGACACACAAAATAATAAGTTGTGCGATTGAAGTACATAAATCTTTGGGACCTGGTTTTGTGGAATCGGCCTACGAAAATGCACTAGTATTTCAACTAACTAAAAACGGCTTAAAATACGAAAGGCAAAAGCAAATAGATATTTTTTACGATAATTGTAAAATTGGGAGACACAGATTAGATCTGGTGGTTGAAGAAAAGATAATAGTTGAGTTAAAAGTTGTAAAAAATTTCTGTACTGATGATACAAAGAGAATGCTTAGTTACCTTAAAGCGGCGGGCTTAAAAGTAGGGTTGCTGATTAATTTTGCTAAAGCAAAAATTGAAATCAAAAGGCTGATATTATGA
- a CDS encoding thiolase domain-containing protein, with translation MREVAVIGIGMTKFGELWTKSLRDIFVEAALKAVDDANVDHIDAMYVGSMTPGLFVGQEHIGALMADYLGIAPIPALRVESACASGGFALRQAFIDVASGMNDIVLAGGVEKMTDGADVTYALSTAADQEYECYHGITFPGLYAMIANLYFQRYGATRRHLAMVAVKNHKNGSLNPNAQFQSEITIDDVLNATMVADPITVMDSSPVSDGAACVIVTTIDIAKKLGKPMIKIIGSGAATDTIALHQRKDILSLDAVRVAGERAYKMAGIKPSDINFAEVHDCFTIAELCIMEELGFCDRGKAYQLVEKGETALEGKIPINPSGGLKSKGHPVGATGIAQVVEVVEQLRGTAGKRQVKNAKIGLTQNMGGSGASSVVHIFKSE, from the coding sequence ATGAGAGAAGTTGCAGTTATTGGAATTGGAATGACCAAATTTGGTGAATTATGGACAAAATCCTTAAGGGATATTTTTGTTGAAGCTGCATTAAAGGCAGTTGATGATGCAAATGTTGACCATATTGATGCAATGTATGTGGGTTCAATGACCCCGGGATTGTTTGTCGGTCAAGAACATATCGGTGCATTAATGGCAGATTACCTCGGTATCGCACCAATACCAGCACTGCGGGTCGAATCTGCCTGTGCCTCTGGTGGATTTGCCTTAAGACAGGCATTTATTGATGTGGCATCAGGAATGAATGACATTGTACTTGCTGGTGGTGTAGAAAAGATGACCGATGGGGCAGATGTGACCTATGCGTTATCTACTGCTGCAGACCAGGAATATGAATGTTATCACGGTATTACCTTTCCCGGGCTTTATGCAATGATTGCCAATTTATATTTCCAACGATACGGTGCCACGCGCAGACATCTGGCAATGGTGGCAGTGAAAAACCACAAAAACGGTTCCCTAAATCCCAATGCTCAATTTCAGAGTGAAATTACAATAGATGATGTTTTAAATGCAACAATGGTGGCAGACCCGATAACAGTGATGGATAGTTCGCCGGTTTCTGATGGTGCTGCCTGTGTAATTGTAACGACGATTGATATTGCCAAGAAACTTGGAAAACCTATGATCAAAATTATTGGTTCTGGTGCGGCAACTGATACAATCGCCTTGCATCAAAGAAAGGATATTTTAAGCCTTGATGCAGTAAGGGTTGCTGGAGAACGCGCATATAAAATGGCAGGGATTAAACCTTCGGATATAAATTTCGCTGAAGTCCACGATTGCTTTACCATTGCTGAATTGTGCATAATGGAAGAACTTGGTTTCTGTGATAGGGGTAAGGCTTATCAACTTGTTGAAAAAGGTGAGACTGCGCTTGAAGGAAAGATTCCAATAAACCCATCCGGTGGTTTGAAATCAAAAGGACATCCAGTTGGTGCTACGGGTATTGCACAGGTGGTTGAAGTAGTTGAACAACTTCGAGGGACTGCTGGTAAACGTCAGGTCAAAAATGCCAAAATCGGGTTGACCCAGAATATGGGTGGCTCAGGAGCATCATCAGTAGTGCATATTTTCAAATCCGAGTGA
- a CDS encoding Zn-ribbon domain-containing OB-fold protein, with protein sequence MPSPRYTREMPQRYRLEANKCKKCGKIFFPPRLICSNCKSREFEKIKLSEEGKIVTYTTIRVAPDQFNTQVPYNVAIIELKDGVRLMAQVVDCKPEDMGIGKPVKLVFRKVQEEGAAGIICYGYKAILG encoded by the coding sequence ATGCCTTCACCAAGATATACAAGAGAAATGCCACAAAGGTATCGGCTTGAAGCAAATAAGTGTAAAAAATGCGGAAAGATATTTTTCCCACCAAGACTTATTTGTTCAAATTGTAAGTCAAGAGAATTTGAAAAGATAAAATTATCAGAAGAGGGCAAAATTGTAACCTATACCACAATCCGCGTGGCACCTGATCAATTCAACACGCAGGTGCCATATAATGTAGCAATAATTGAATTAAAGGATGGTGTCAGATTGATGGCACAGGTTGTTGATTGTAAACCCGAAGATATGGGAATTGGTAAACCGGTAAAGTTGGTTTTCCGAAAGGTCCAGGAAGAAGGCGCTGCTGGAATAATATGCTATGGATATAAAGCAATACTTGGATAA
- a CDS encoding carboxyl transferase domain-containing protein, producing the protein MYKIESKINPNSAEFKENYEAMEQAVKTLKERLELVRKGGPDYMHKKHKERGKLFVRDRLKLLLDSDTPFLELSPLAAWDMYDNEHPSAAIITGIGVVQGREVMIVAHDATVKGGTYVPETIKKHIRAQEIAIDNRLPCIYLVDSGGIFLPLQVGTFPDRFHFGRIFYNQAIMSAMNIPQISVVMGFCTAGGAYQPAMSDEVVHVKGTGTIYIGGPPLVKAATGEVVTEEELGGADVHCRISGVSDHYAVNDEQAIEITRNIVENLGRQPKYPLERAEPKEPAYDPKELYGIIPKDLRKPFDMREVIARIVDDSEFHEFKELYGPTLVCGFARIMGYPVGILANNGVLFSESSQKGAHFIELCCVRKIPLIFLQNITGFIVGKRYEHQGIAKDGAKLVHAVANAQVPKFTVIIGGSYGAGNYGMCGRAYEPRLLFMWPTAKICVMGGEQAADVLTDIKVKALQKEGKKPTPEEIEEIRKPILAKYEYESSAYYSTARLWDDGIIDPLDTRTVLGLGIAMSLNAPIPEHKFGVFRM; encoded by the coding sequence ATGTACAAAATAGAATCCAAGATAAATCCCAATAGTGCGGAGTTTAAAGAAAACTATGAGGCAATGGAACAGGCAGTGAAAACATTAAAAGAGCGGCTCGAACTCGTGCGTAAAGGTGGACCTGATTATATGCACAAGAAACATAAAGAAAGGGGTAAACTCTTTGTGCGTGATAGACTGAAATTGCTTCTTGACTCGGATACTCCATTCTTAGAATTGAGTCCGCTCGCTGCCTGGGATATGTACGATAATGAGCATCCATCTGCTGCAATTATCACCGGTATCGGTGTTGTCCAGGGTCGCGAAGTAATGATCGTTGCACACGATGCTACAGTCAAAGGTGGCACTTATGTGCCCGAGACAATAAAAAAGCATATCCGTGCTCAGGAGATTGCAATTGATAATCGCCTGCCCTGCATATATCTCGTTGATTCAGGTGGAATATTCTTGCCTTTACAAGTAGGCACATTTCCTGATAGGTTTCATTTTGGTAGAATATTTTATAACCAGGCGATAATGTCTGCAATGAATATTCCTCAGATTTCAGTGGTAATGGGTTTTTGTACTGCAGGTGGAGCATATCAACCGGCGATGAGTGATGAAGTAGTTCATGTAAAAGGTACCGGAACGATTTATATTGGCGGTCCCCCTTTGGTGAAAGCTGCAACGGGGGAAGTGGTTACCGAAGAGGAACTCGGCGGTGCAGATGTCCATTGTCGGATTTCGGGTGTGAGTGACCATTATGCAGTAAATGATGAACAGGCGATAGAAATTACCCGTAATATCGTAGAAAACCTGGGCAGACAACCAAAATATCCACTGGAGCGTGCAGAACCCAAAGAACCCGCCTATGACCCGAAGGAATTATATGGTATAATTCCTAAGGATTTGCGCAAACCATTTGATATGCGTGAAGTGATTGCAAGAATTGTTGATGATAGCGAATTTCATGAATTTAAAGAATTATATGGTCCAACTCTGGTCTGTGGATTTGCACGGATAATGGGTTATCCAGTGGGAATATTGGCAAACAATGGTGTATTATTTTCTGAATCTTCACAAAAAGGTGCACATTTTATTGAACTCTGTTGTGTGCGGAAAATACCTTTAATATTTTTGCAGAATATTACTGGATTTATCGTTGGTAAAAGATATGAACATCAAGGAATTGCTAAGGATGGTGCAAAACTTGTCCATGCGGTAGCAAATGCCCAGGTGCCGAAATTCACCGTTATAATTGGTGGTTCTTATGGCGCGGGTAATTATGGTATGTGTGGTCGTGCTTATGAACCAAGATTGTTATTTATGTGGCCCACCGCAAAGATCTGTGTAATGGGTGGTGAACAGGCTGCAGATGTGCTCACTGATATCAAGGTAAAGGCACTGCAGAAAGAAGGGAAAAAACCAACACCCGAAGAGATTGAAGAAATCCGCAAACCAATCCTGGCAAAATATGAATACGAGTCAAGTGCCTATTATTCAACCGCACGGCTCTGGGATGACGGAATAATTGACCCACTTGATACCCGCACGGTGCTTGGACTGGGTATAGCAATGTCCCTTAATGCACCAATACCTGAACATAAATTTGGGGTGTTCAGAATGTAA
- a CDS encoding GxxExxY protein, translated as MQTDVLLHKELTYKIIGILFKVHKNLGCGFTEKIYQRAIELELKKEKLSYEIEKEIQIKYDGQVVGKHRLDLVVENKVIIELKSVERLPKVFREQLISQLKASPYEVGLLVNFGTPKLEYIRIVRSKDRSKSV; from the coding sequence ATGCAAACGGATGTCTTACTTCATAAAGAGCTAACGTATAAGATTATTGGTATTCTATTCAAAGTTCATAAAAACCTTGGTTGTGGTTTTACTGAAAAGATTTATCAGCGAGCAATAGAGTTAGAATTAAAAAAAGAGAAACTTTCTTACGAAATTGAAAAAGAAATTCAGATAAAATATGATGGTCAAGTAGTAGGAAAGCATCGTTTAGATTTGGTGGTTGAAAATAAAGTAATAATTGAATTGAAATCTGTAGAACGTTTGCCTAAGGTGTTCCGTGAACAACTGATTTCCCAACTTAAAGCATCACCTTACGAAGTGGGCTTATTGGTCAATTTTGGAACTCCTAAGCTGGAGTATATTCGTATAGTAAGGAGCAAGGATCGTTCTAAATCCGTCTGA
- a CDS encoding cupin domain-containing protein has translation MNKITFKDIDKKLKEAWQPQDVVYVNETALRIAKIDGIYKWHTHMNEDEFFYVLKGKIFIDMENESIELKEGEGFLVKRGTRHRSRSEKPAYVLLVEPIKTKTKGEE, from the coding sequence ATGAATAAAATAACCTTCAAAGACATTGATAAGAAACTCAAAGAGGCATGGCAGCCTCAGGATGTAGTATATGTAAATGAGACTGCTTTGCGAATTGCAAAAATAGATGGTATCTACAAATGGCATACCCATATGAATGAAGATGAATTTTTTTATGTATTAAAGGGTAAAATCTTCATTGATATGGAGAATGAGTCTATAGAGTTAAAAGAAGGCGAAGGTTTTTTAGTTAAGCGCGGGACCAGGCATCGCTCCCGCAGTGAAAAACCTGCTTATGTTTTACTTGTAGAACCAATCAAAACCAAGACCAAAGGCGAAGAATAA
- a CDS encoding cyclophilin-like fold protein, producing MKQIIIESESIGKIRVEITEENPKTAEKFLKILPIEAKANLWGEEIYFKIPIDKIEPENPRQVVKEGEIAIWIEEPSLCIFFGKTPVSNDKEIRAYSDVNVIGRVKGDCKVFREVKNGDEIKVYVSED from the coding sequence ATGAAACAGATAATCATTGAAAGTGAAAGCATCGGGAAAATTAGAGTTGAGATAACCGAAGAAAACCCAAAGACGGCAGAAAAATTTTTGAAGATTCTACCCATTGAAGCGAAGGCAAATCTCTGGGGTGAGGAAATCTATTTTAAAATTCCGATAGATAAAATTGAACCCGAAAACCCACGGCAGGTTGTAAAAGAAGGTGAAATAGCAATCTGGATTGAAGAGCCATCGCTATGCATATTTTTTGGCAAGACACCGGTAAGTAACGATAAAGAGATAAGGGCTTATAGTGATGTGAATGTAATTGGCAGAGTAAAAGGAGACTGTAAAGTATTTAGAGAGGTGAAAAATGGAGATGAGATAAAAGTCTACGTTTCTGAAGATTGA
- a CDS encoding RNA polymerase sigma factor → MPCGIIELVIRSRNGDEKAMAELVTEYKQLIFTIAYRLLGDYDISMDICQETFIRAFQNLAKLKNPEKFKTYLCRITRNLAYDHLKKRKMINQSSTQDYDPIELTSTKDSTAEIRKRVIIQNALEKLHPRDRLLLTLFYYQNFDIKEISEIVGISPENVKVSLSRARIRLREKLKGYEEELLS, encoded by the coding sequence GTGCCTTGCGGTATTATTGAACTTGTAATTAGAAGCAGAAATGGTGATGAAAAGGCAATGGCGGAACTCGTTACGGAATATAAACAACTTATCTTTACTATTGCCTATCGGCTCCTTGGCGATTATGACATAAGTATGGATATTTGCCAGGAAACATTCATAAGGGCTTTTCAAAACTTAGCTAAGCTAAAAAATCCGGAGAAGTTTAAGACCTATCTTTGCCGTATTACCCGGAATCTTGCTTATGACCATTTAAAAAAGAGAAAAATGATTAATCAAAGTTCCACCCAAGATTATGACCCAATTGAACTTACCAGCACTAAAGACTCCACAGCCGAAATTAGGAAAAGGGTAATCATCCAGAATGCCCTTGAAAAGTTACATCCACGCGACCGACTCCTTTTGACCCTGTTCTATTATCAAAATTTTGATATAAAAGAAATATCTGAAATTGTTGGAATAAGTCCCGAAAATGTGAAGGTTTCTTTAAGTCGTGCAAGAATTAGATTAAGAGAAAAATTAAAGGGTTATGAAGAAGAACTCCTGTCCTGA